The Fusobacterium pseudoperiodonticum DNA window GATTAGCTATAATTCCAGTTGCAGTTCCAACAATCAGTATAATTACCATTTTTATACTTGTAGAATAGACCATATCTATATCTTTTTTCATTATACCTAAATTTATTATATTAGAAATTTGAAAAGGTATAGCCAAGGTTGCAAAAGTATTCAATGTAAGAAATATTGCACCTAAAGATAAAATTCCTATATTTTCTTTTATATAGGTTCTTAATATTTTCATAAAAACCTCCTTAAAACTATTAAAATAAAGGGAAAAAATAAGTTGCAAATCTGGCTAAGCAATTATTAATTCCCTTGTGATTTAAAATCGAATACATTAAGTTTGTAGTGTATTATATCAGAATTTCTTTGAAAAATCAAGTTTTAAAAAATATGCTATAATATACATAAATATGAATATAAAGAGAGGTAAAAAAATGAAAAAAGATACTCTACTAAAAAAAGTTGAAGATTTATCTGATTTAGATAAACACCAAGAAATAATAGATATGATAGAAGCACTTCCAAAAAAAGAAATAAACAATGAGCTAATAGGAAAATTAGCTAGAGCATATATAATGATTCAAAATTATGAGAAAGCGATAGAAGTACTAAAAAGCATAGAAAAAGAGGAGAAAAATACTATGCTTTGGAATTATAGAATGGGTTGTTCATATTTTTATTTAAAAGATTATGAAAAAGCAGAAGAGTATTTTTTGAAAGCATATAATTTAGAGCCAGAAGATGAGAACATTAAAGACTTTTTAATGGATATTTATATTAATCTATCGAAGCAAGTAAAATTTGGGGAAGATGATTTAGATAATCAAAAGAAAGCTTTAAATTATGCATTAAAAGCAAAAGATTATATGACAACAGATGATAAGAAAATAGAATGTTATTCATATTTAGCTTTCTTATACAATAAATTTACAGAATATAGTACAGCTGAAGAATTATTAAAAAAAGCTATTAGTCTAGGTAGAGATGACCTTTGGATACATTCTGAACTAGGATATTGTTTAGGAGAACTAAATAAACTAGAAGAATCATTAGAGCACTATCTTAGAGCTATAGAAATTGCACCAAGCAATACTTGGTTACTTTCTCAAATTGCTTGGACATATCGTTGTCTAGGAAGATATGAAGAGGCTTTAAAAGAGAATTTTAAGGCTCTAGACTTAGGAGAAAATAGTGAATGGGTATATGTTGAAATAGGCTATTGTTATAAGGAATTAAATAATTATGATAAAGCTTTAAAATATTATTTAGAAGCAAATAAAATAAGTAAGGATAAAAATGTTTGGTTATTATCAGAATTAGTATGGCTTTATAATGGAATAGAAAAGTACGAGAATGCACTAGAATATCTTAAAAAACTTGAAAAATTAGGTAGAGATGATAGCTGGTTTAATAGTGAATATGGTTTCTGTTTAATAGGATTAAAGAAATATAATGAAGCTATAGAAAAATATAATCGTGCTCTGGAAAAGGAAAATAATCTTAAAGAAATTATCCGTTATAACTCTCAAATTGGGTTTTGCTATCGTCTTTTAGGAAAATATGAAGAGGCTATTGAAAACTTAAAAAAAGTTTTAGAGCTAATTAATGGAGATAAAACAAATGATAATACAGATGAGAAGATTTTTTTAAATTCTCAAATAGGTTGGATTTATGGAAAAATAGAAAATTCAAACCCAGAAGAAGCACTGTATTATTTAAATGTAGCAAAAGAATTAGGTAGAGATGATGAATGGATTAATGCAGAAATAGGTTGGGAATTAGGATATAAGGCTGTAGGTAAAGATGAAGAAGCCGTAAAATATTTTGAAAGAGCGATAGAATTGGGTAGAAATGACGAATGGATATGGATTAGAATAGCCGATATTTATTTTGACTTGAAAAGATATGAAGATGCATTAAAAGCATATAATAAAGCTTATGAATTTGAATGCTTACATAATGAAGGACAAGCAAGTTTATATATATGTAAGATTGGAAAAACATTAAGAAGGCTTGGAAGATACGAAGAAGCAATTGAGAAACTTTTAGAATCAAGAAAATTATCACTTGAAGAAGGAGAAAAAGTAGAAGTAGAAGACTTAGAGCTTTCATATTGCTATGCTACTCTTGGAGATAGAGATAATGGTGAAAAATATATGAAATTATTCATAGATTCAGTGGGAACTCGTATAGAAAATGATGAGAAACTAAAAAAAGAACTTGAGGAACTCAAAGAGATGGTAAATATGCTATATCATCCCTCATAAAAAGTGACTGTTACATATTATAATCATAATTCAAAAGTAAAAATAGTTCGTTACTGAGTAAATTTCTTAACGATAAAAAATCAAGAATTCGCTGTAATTTCAGCATCTGTAAGAAACTCTAAATGAACAAGTTCATTAAGACTTTCTAAGATCGCTACGCTCAAACATGCTGAGAATTACTCGGCTCATTCTATTTGATTTTTTATCTAAAATTTCCATTCGTAACTCACTTATTTTTACTTTAGGATTGAAATTTTTATTTGCTAGATTTATATCTGTCATAGTATTCAGTAGTTATAATATCATCTACTGTTATTTTATTTTTCACTATTTGATTATCATATAAGAAATCTATTAATTTTTGCATTTTTTCTTTTGTATTATCTGTTATAGCTGGATCAAAATTAGAGAAAGTTAAATCAGCAGAGTAAGCTTTTTTATATACTTCAGCAGGTATTCCACTTTGTGCATAGATACTAAATACTTCTTCTGGATTTTCTTTTGCAAAATCCTTAGCTTTTTCTAAGGCTTTTATAATTGCAACAGCAGCATCAGGATTTTCTTCTAAGAACTTTGTTCTTCCAACAGCTAAACTTTGAGTTCCAACCTCAGGTTTATCCAAAGTTGAGTCGATAACTTTTCCAAGCCCTTTTGATTCCATATATAAAGCTGTGTAATAGAAAGTGAATATAGCTTCAGCTTCTTTAGCACTGAATATAGATTGACCATCAGCTCCACCAGCATTTACAGAAACAAATTTATCTTCATTCAAATTATATTTTTTAAGAATTTCTTTAAAGAACTTTTGCTCAACAGTTCCTTTTCTATATAGAACTTTTTTACCTTCTAAATCTTTAATAGTTTTTATGCTATCGTCATTTTGTACAAGTACTCCATACATAAATCGTGAATTATCTACTGCAAAGACTTTTACATCTCCACCATTACTTTTTAAAACTGTAATTGGGAAATCTCCATACATTGCGATATCTATTTTATTTGTAGCCAAAGCCTCATTAACAGCAGGTCCTGCTTGCTGAAAATATATAAATTCAGGTTCATAGCCAACTTTCTTTAATTCTTCTACTATATAACCTTTATTAACAGCTATCCCTGTTGCTTCCAATGTTTGATTGGATATACCAGGTAAACCAATTATAACTTTTTTTAGATTAACTTCAGCAGTATTGACATTCTCATTATTTTTATCTTTAGGTTTAAAGGGACCAAAAGCTAATACTATTAAGGCTATAAGTCCAATTAAAATTTTTATTTTTCTGCTTTTTCCTTCCATTATTCCTCTCCATTTTAGATGTTGTACTCAACAGCATTCTTATTTCTATCCTCAAAGAAATAATCGTAAATTTTATTTTTATAAGATAAGAATTCTGTATTTGTTCTATCTTTTCTACCTTCTATGTCTATATTAATAATATCTTTTATAACTCCAGGGTTTGCAGCCATAACAACAACTCTATCTCCTAAGTAAACAGCTTCTTCTATATCATGAGTTACAAGTATAACTGTCTTTCCTTTTTCTTGATGAATTTTTAAAAGCTCTTCTTGAAGCTGAACTTTTGTCATTGCATCTAAGGCACTAAAAGGTTCATCAAATAACATTATTTGAGAGTTTAGGGCAAGACCTCTTGCTATTGATGCTCTTTGAGCCATACCTCCAGATAGTTGATCAGGATATGAATTTTCAACTCCCTTTAGACCAACAAGCTCAAGATACTCAAGAACTATTCTATTTTTTTCTTCTGATGAAATATTTTTTAAACCTATAGCAACATTATCTTTTATTTTAAGCCAAGGAAATAGTCTTGCATCTTGAAATATCATAGAGCAATCTTTACTTACACCATTTACAGAATTACCATTTATT harbors:
- a CDS encoding tetratricopeptide repeat protein; this encodes MKKDTLLKKVEDLSDLDKHQEIIDMIEALPKKEINNELIGKLARAYIMIQNYEKAIEVLKSIEKEEKNTMLWNYRMGCSYFYLKDYEKAEEYFLKAYNLEPEDENIKDFLMDIYINLSKQVKFGEDDLDNQKKALNYALKAKDYMTTDDKKIECYSYLAFLYNKFTEYSTAEELLKKAISLGRDDLWIHSELGYCLGELNKLEESLEHYLRAIEIAPSNTWLLSQIAWTYRCLGRYEEALKENFKALDLGENSEWVYVEIGYCYKELNNYDKALKYYLEANKISKDKNVWLLSELVWLYNGIEKYENALEYLKKLEKLGRDDSWFNSEYGFCLIGLKKYNEAIEKYNRALEKENNLKEIIRYNSQIGFCYRLLGKYEEAIENLKKVLELINGDKTNDNTDEKIFLNSQIGWIYGKIENSNPEEALYYLNVAKELGRDDEWINAEIGWELGYKAVGKDEEAVKYFERAIELGRNDEWIWIRIADIYFDLKRYEDALKAYNKAYEFECLHNEGQASLYICKIGKTLRRLGRYEEAIEKLLESRKLSLEEGEKVEVEDLELSYCYATLGDRDNGEKYMKLFIDSVGTRIENDEKLKKELEELKEMVNMLYHPS
- a CDS encoding ABC transporter substrate-binding protein, whose protein sequence is MEGKSRKIKILIGLIALIVLAFGPFKPKDKNNENVNTAEVNLKKVIIGLPGISNQTLEATGIAVNKGYIVEELKKVGYEPEFIYFQQAGPAVNEALATNKIDIAMYGDFPITVLKSNGGDVKVFAVDNSRFMYGVLVQNDDSIKTIKDLEGKKVLYRKGTVEQKFFKEILKKYNLNEDKFVSVNAGGADGQSIFSAKEAEAIFTFYYTALYMESKGLGKVIDSTLDKPEVGTQSLAVGRTKFLEENPDAAVAIIKALEKAKDFAKENPEEVFSIYAQSGIPAEVYKKAYSADLTFSNFDPAITDNTKEKMQKLIDFLYDNQIVKNKITVDDIITTEYYDRYKSSK
- a CDS encoding ABC transporter ATP-binding protein, which gives rise to MSENIIKIKNISKKFQKNNEEVQILNDVNLDIKKGEFITIVGKSGCGKSTLLKLISGMVPITEGEILINGNSVNGVSKDCSMIFQDARLFPWLKIKDNVAIGLKNISSEEKNRIVLEYLELVGLKGVENSYPDQLSGGMAQRASIARGLALNSQIMLFDEPFSALDAMTKVQLQEELLKIHQEKGKTVILVTHDIEEAVYLGDRVVVMAANPGVIKDIINIDIEGRKDRTNTEFLSYKNKIYDYFFEDRNKNAVEYNI